From the genome of Homo sapiens chromosome 19 genomic scaffold, GRCh38.p14 alternate locus group ALT_REF_LOCI_7 HSCHR19LRC_PGF1_CTG3_1, one region includes:
- the LAIR2 gene encoding leukocyte-associated immunoglobulin-like receptor 2 isoform b precursor (isoform b precursor is encoded by transcript variant 2), protein MSPHLTALLGLVLCLAQTIHTQEGALPRPSISAEPGTVISPGSHVTFMCRGPVGVQTFRLEREDRAKYKDSYNVFRLGPSESEARFHIDSVSEGNAGLYRCLYYKPPGWSEHSDFLELLVKGTVPGTEASGFDAP, encoded by the exons ATGTCTCCACACCTCACTGCTCTCCTGGGCCTAG TGCTCTGCCTGGCCCAGACCATCCACACGCAGGAGG GGGCCCTTCCCAGACCCTCCATCTCggctgagccaggcactgtgatcTCCCCGGGGAGCCATGTGACTTTCATGTGCCGGGGCCCGGTTGGGGTTCAAACATTCCGCCTGGAGAGGGAGGATAGAGCCAAGTACAAAGATAGTTATAATGTGTTTCGACTTGGTCCATCTGAGTCAGAGGCCAGATTCCACATTGACTCAGTAAGTGAAGGAAATGCCGGGCTTTATCGCTGCCTCTATTATAAGCCCCCTGGATGGTCTGAGCACAGTGACTTCCTGGAGCTGCTGGTGAAAG ggactgtgccaggcactgaagcCTCCGGATTTGATGCACCAAGA
- the LAIR2 gene encoding leukocyte-associated immunoglobulin-like receptor 2 isoform a precursor (isoform a precursor is encoded by transcript variant 1) produces MSPHLTALLGLVLCLAQTIHTQEGALPRPSISAEPGTVISPGSHVTFMCRGPVGVQTFRLEREDRAKYKDSYNVFRLGPSESEARFHIDSVSEGNAGLYRCLYYKPPGWSEHSDFLELLVKESSGGPDSPDTEPGSSAGTVPGTEASGFDAP; encoded by the exons ATGTCTCCACACCTCACTGCTCTCCTGGGCCTAG TGCTCTGCCTGGCCCAGACCATCCACACGCAGGAGG GGGCCCTTCCCAGACCCTCCATCTCggctgagccaggcactgtgatcTCCCCGGGGAGCCATGTGACTTTCATGTGCCGGGGCCCGGTTGGGGTTCAAACATTCCGCCTGGAGAGGGAGGATAGAGCCAAGTACAAAGATAGTTATAATGTGTTTCGACTTGGTCCATCTGAGTCAGAGGCCAGATTCCACATTGACTCAGTAAGTGAAGGAAATGCCGGGCTTTATCGCTGCCTCTATTATAAGCCCCCTGGATGGTCTGAGCACAGTGACTTCCTGGAGCTGCTGGTGAAAG AAAGCTCTGGAGGCCCGGACTCCCCGGACACAGAGCCCGGCTCCTCAGCTG ggactgtgccaggcactgaagcCTCCGGATTTGATGCACCAAGA
- the LAIR2 gene encoding leukocyte-associated immunoglobulin-like receptor 2 isoform X2, translating into MSPHLTALLGLVLCLAQTIHTQEGALPRPSISAEPGTVISPGSHVTFMCRGPVGVQTFRLEREDRAKYKDSYNVFRLGPSESEARFHIDSVSEGNAGLYRCLYYKPPGWSEHSDFLELLVKESSGGPDSPDTEPGSSAGQ; encoded by the exons ATGTCTCCACACCTCACTGCTCTCCTGGGCCTAG TGCTCTGCCTGGCCCAGACCATCCACACGCAGGAGG GGGCCCTTCCCAGACCCTCCATCTCggctgagccaggcactgtgatcTCCCCGGGGAGCCATGTGACTTTCATGTGCCGGGGCCCGGTTGGGGTTCAAACATTCCGCCTGGAGAGGGAGGATAGAGCCAAGTACAAAGATAGTTATAATGTGTTTCGACTTGGTCCATCTGAGTCAGAGGCCAGATTCCACATTGACTCAGTAAGTGAAGGAAATGCCGGGCTTTATCGCTGCCTCTATTATAAGCCCCCTGGATGGTCTGAGCACAGTGACTTCCTGGAGCTGCTGGTGAAAG AAAGCTCTGGAGGCCCGGACTCCCCGGACACAGAGCCCGGCTCCTCAGCTGGTCAGTAG